A window of the Schlesneria paludicola DSM 18645 genome harbors these coding sequences:
- the argF gene encoding ornithine carbamoyltransferase, giving the protein MADNCFAPLAGNLGVMRHLNSLLDLTPTDVETIFGLARSLKQRMQRGERPQVLSGHVMSQVFEKPSLRTRLSFDAAMMQLGGNSIFLNAKDAGLGGRESVEDVARVIGGYSDVITLRTFSQKLIDTFIEHSGVAVINGLSDERHPCQALTDVFTMQEVFGDLRGKRCVFVGDGNNVASSLAIAAALCGMHLTVCAPDGYRLEEKFLGALAKKFSTAQVIQTDDFKTALQDAAIVYTDVWTSMGQEAEAEERQLVFGPYQVNETLMKMAPKDCRFMHCLPAKRGLEVTDGVIDGPQSIVFQQAQNRMHLAKGLLLWVLEKTI; this is encoded by the coding sequence ATGGCTGACAACTGTTTTGCACCACTCGCTGGAAACCTGGGTGTCATGCGTCATCTGAACTCGCTCCTCGATCTGACTCCAACGGATGTAGAAACCATTTTCGGGTTGGCGCGTTCGTTAAAACAGCGGATGCAGCGGGGCGAACGGCCGCAGGTGCTGTCGGGCCATGTGATGTCTCAGGTTTTTGAAAAACCGTCATTGCGGACACGGCTTAGTTTTGATGCCGCGATGATGCAGCTTGGCGGAAACAGCATTTTTCTAAATGCGAAAGATGCCGGGCTGGGTGGCCGTGAATCGGTGGAAGACGTTGCACGGGTCATCGGCGGCTATAGCGATGTCATCACGCTGCGGACTTTCTCGCAGAAGTTGATTGATACCTTTATCGAGCACTCGGGTGTGGCCGTAATTAACGGTCTGTCCGACGAACGCCATCCCTGCCAGGCGTTAACGGATGTCTTCACGATGCAGGAAGTGTTTGGTGACTTGCGAGGCAAACGGTGCGTCTTCGTGGGCGACGGCAACAACGTTGCCAGTTCCCTGGCGATTGCCGCCGCGCTGTGTGGGATGCATCTGACGGTATGTGCGCCGGATGGCTACCGGCTGGAAGAGAAATTTCTTGGTGCCCTTGCGAAGAAATTCTCAACGGCCCAAGTGATCCAGACGGACGATTTCAAGACGGCACTGCAAGATGCCGCGATCGTTTACACGGATGTCTGGACCAGCATGGGACAGGAGGCTGAAGCCGAAGAGCGTCAGCTTGTATTCGGCCCCTACCAGGTGAACGAGACGCTCATGAAAATGGCTCCCAAAGACTGCCGTTTCATGCACTGTCTGCCCGCGAAACGCGGCCTGGAAGTGACGGACGGTGTGATCGACGGACCTCAAAGTATCGTCTTTCAACAGGCGCAGAATCGGATGCATCTTGCGAAGGGCCTGCTGCTGTGGGTCTTGGAAAAGACGATTTGA
- the scpB gene encoding SMC-Scp complex subunit ScpB, which produces MSSLGSGWGRASTGWKVIPYDGHRWAFFSRGGDDAAAIIVISGTHPACVRTPKMARVEAVLFVADVAISAKRLSQLATLADTQEANRLIEQLNAAYDLDDSAYRIERVASGYRMLTKPAFAFWLGKLHQRQAELKLTPPALETLAIVAYRQPVTRADVEAIRRVQCADLLKYLMERGLVRIAGEHDSLGRPFLYETTRQFLELFGLRGLDALPMADALRPRDQVAAARIDADEGDAESSESAA; this is translated from the coding sequence ATGTCGTCTTTAGGCTCCGGCTGGGGTCGCGCGTCGACGGGATGGAAAGTCATCCCCTACGATGGCCATCGCTGGGCATTCTTTTCCCGTGGGGGTGACGACGCGGCCGCGATCATCGTCATCAGCGGTACCCACCCGGCCTGCGTACGGACGCCAAAAATGGCGCGTGTCGAAGCCGTTCTCTTCGTTGCGGATGTTGCCATTTCTGCAAAACGGCTTTCGCAACTGGCGACACTGGCCGACACCCAGGAAGCGAATCGGCTGATTGAACAACTGAATGCGGCATACGACCTTGACGATTCCGCCTATCGAATTGAGCGGGTGGCTAGCGGTTACCGCATGCTGACGAAGCCCGCGTTTGCGTTCTGGCTGGGCAAGCTGCATCAGCGTCAAGCAGAATTGAAGCTGACGCCTCCGGCACTCGAAACGCTTGCGATTGTCGCCTACCGTCAGCCGGTAACGCGAGCCGACGTTGAGGCGATTCGACGAGTTCAATGTGCGGATCTGCTCAAATATCTGATGGAGCGTGGTCTCGTTCGAATTGCGGGCGAGCATGACTCGCTCGGACGACCTTTCCTGTACGAAACCACGCGTCAATTTCTGGAGCTCTTCGGTCTGAGGGGCCTGGATGCCTTGCCGATGGCCGACGCCTTGCGTCCGCGTGATCAAGTGGCCGCAGCCCGCATCGACGCGGATGAGGGGGATGCCGAATCCAGCGAGTCGGCAGCATAG
- a CDS encoding sigma-54-dependent Fis family transcriptional regulator: MTMQTRDSDTAIIKTTAHLVVRSGLLEGTIVPLHSGQVTTIGRATTNRLVIPDEICSRNHCEVFFDGGVWKLRDLGSRNGTRVNGEPITGDLQLTESRQFQIGNTVVSFTRDPRSRSGSEDEATNDTVRALASDTVRNENRGSSAEPRPEIVHLTDKTRYMSADSDALSARDRAGQEAQRLVKLGLKMGAETDIRRLSEIVLDGLFGVTSADLGAVLLFKEADIALQDHRKLDVVAYKSLDSRPFERVSDYVSSVVLESRAAVVAHDVSSDDKFKSSDSLRAMRAESIICAPIRTADRLLGLIQLYSTNPDNRLEPDDAEFALAVADQLAGALENLKERSRLAAGLARVETENKTLREQLLIETELVGDSESIRRLREKILRIAPTGATVLIRGESGVGKELVARAIHQHSNRADGPFVTMNCAALSESLLESELFGHEKGSFTGAVGRKIGKFEQAHSGTIFLDEVGEMSPAIQAKFLRVLEGHPYERVGGGTEVRVDVRVVAATNRDLEDSVDQGRFRKDLYFRLQVMELLVEPLRERRTDIAILAKHFMQRFSKKCGRSVTAILPAALSTLTNYGWPGNVRELQNTIERAVILCSGDTIGPNDVQLSALGRSESPSLTSSSSAGYRPVSIDIIEQEHILATLEWTKWNKSQAAHILEIERSTLDRKLKKYEVERPSRR; this comes from the coding sequence ATGACAATGCAGACACGCGATTCCGACACGGCGATCATCAAAACAACGGCGCACCTGGTCGTTCGAAGTGGGTTGCTCGAAGGAACCATTGTTCCATTACACTCAGGCCAGGTGACGACGATCGGTCGCGCGACGACCAATCGGCTCGTGATCCCCGACGAAATTTGCAGCCGCAACCATTGTGAAGTGTTCTTCGACGGTGGTGTGTGGAAACTTCGCGATTTGGGGAGCCGAAACGGTACGCGCGTCAACGGCGAACCAATCACTGGCGACCTGCAACTGACTGAAAGCCGTCAGTTTCAGATTGGGAACACCGTCGTCAGCTTTACGCGCGATCCTCGCAGCCGTTCGGGCAGTGAAGACGAGGCGACCAACGACACCGTGCGGGCCTTGGCCAGCGATACGGTGCGGAATGAGAACCGAGGCAGCAGCGCTGAACCTCGCCCGGAAATTGTGCATTTGACGGATAAGACCCGCTATATGTCCGCCGATTCAGATGCGTTGTCAGCTCGCGACCGTGCCGGACAAGAGGCACAACGGCTGGTGAAGCTTGGCCTTAAGATGGGTGCAGAAACCGATATTCGCCGCCTGTCAGAGATCGTCCTCGACGGATTGTTCGGGGTGACATCCGCCGACCTGGGTGCCGTGCTTCTGTTCAAAGAAGCGGACATCGCACTTCAAGATCACCGCAAACTCGATGTTGTCGCCTACAAGTCGCTGGATTCGCGTCCGTTTGAGCGGGTGTCTGACTACGTCTCAAGTGTCGTGCTGGAATCGCGAGCAGCGGTCGTCGCTCACGATGTCAGCTCGGACGACAAGTTTAAATCGAGCGATAGTTTACGGGCGATGCGTGCCGAGAGCATTATTTGTGCACCCATCCGTACGGCGGATCGCCTGCTGGGCTTGATCCAACTCTATTCCACAAATCCCGACAATCGGCTCGAACCCGACGATGCAGAATTTGCACTCGCAGTCGCCGATCAACTCGCCGGTGCACTCGAGAACCTGAAAGAACGCAGCCGATTGGCCGCAGGTTTGGCACGCGTCGAAACGGAAAACAAAACGCTTCGCGAACAGCTCCTGATCGAAACGGAGCTGGTTGGCGACAGCGAATCAATTCGCCGCTTGCGCGAAAAGATCCTGCGAATCGCTCCAACTGGTGCCACTGTACTGATCCGTGGCGAGAGCGGTGTTGGTAAAGAACTGGTCGCGCGGGCCATTCATCAGCACAGTAATCGCGCAGATGGCCCATTTGTAACCATGAACTGTGCCGCACTGAGCGAGAGCCTGCTCGAAAGCGAGTTGTTCGGGCACGAGAAAGGTTCGTTCACCGGAGCAGTTGGCCGCAAGATCGGTAAATTCGAACAAGCGCACTCAGGAACGATCTTCCTGGACGAAGTCGGCGAGATGAGCCCTGCAATTCAGGCCAAGTTCCTGCGAGTCCTGGAAGGCCATCCGTATGAACGAGTCGGTGGTGGTACGGAAGTCCGCGTCGACGTCCGCGTCGTCGCTGCGACAAACCGAGACCTCGAAGACTCCGTTGATCAGGGTCGCTTCCGCAAGGACTTGTACTTCCGCCTGCAGGTCATGGAGTTGTTGGTCGAGCCGCTGCGTGAGCGACGCACCGATATCGCCATCCTGGCCAAGCATTTCATGCAACGTTTTTCGAAAAAATGTGGACGTTCGGTCACCGCGATTCTTCCTGCGGCCTTGTCGACCCTGACCAACTACGGCTGGCCCGGTAACGTCCGTGAACTGCAAAATACCATCGAACGTGCCGTCATCCTGTGCTCAGGTGACACGATTGGCCCGAACGATGTCCAGTTGTCGGCGCTGGGTCGTAGCGAATCGCCATCGCTCACCTCCAGCTCCTCTGCCGGGTATCGTCCGGTGTCAATCGACATCATCGAACAGGAACACATTCTGGCAACGCTGGAATGGACGAAGTGGAATAAGTCGCAGGCCGCGCATATCCTCGAAATCGAACGATCGACGCTGGACCGCAAGCTGAAAAAGTACGAAGTCGAACGCCCCAGCCGCCGCTGA
- the argB gene encoding acetylglutamate kinase: MSHQFDEAVRKADVLLEALGWIRQFRGRHVVIKLGGSTMEETAAVKHFLTDVIFMSSVGMRPILVHGGGKAINAAMSKAGIAPRFVQGRRYTDDETLEIVAQVLAGEICQGLVDEIIRQGGDARGLSYQTVNCLLGKRLTLPGENGEPIDLGRVGEVIDIDRDLLLMTCREQQIPVLPSVALDEQGGKLNVNADTAAAAVARLIQAEKLVFLSDVPGIYLDRKDPSTLQSHLNAARCRELIKEGIIDAGMVPKVEAALEALEAGVKKVHIIDARIPHSVLLEIYSNEGIGTEIVL; the protein is encoded by the coding sequence ATGTCACACCAATTTGATGAAGCCGTTCGCAAGGCCGACGTTCTGCTCGAAGCGCTGGGCTGGATTCGGCAGTTCCGCGGCCGTCATGTTGTCATCAAGCTGGGTGGCAGCACGATGGAAGAGACGGCCGCCGTTAAGCATTTTCTGACGGATGTGATTTTCATGTCGTCGGTGGGAATGCGGCCAATCCTTGTGCATGGGGGCGGAAAAGCGATTAATGCGGCGATGTCCAAAGCCGGAATCGCGCCGCGTTTCGTTCAGGGACGCCGCTATACCGATGACGAGACCCTCGAGATTGTCGCACAAGTTCTCGCGGGGGAAATCTGCCAGGGGCTGGTCGATGAAATCATTCGCCAGGGTGGCGACGCGCGGGGCCTCAGCTATCAAACCGTCAACTGTCTGCTCGGCAAACGGCTGACTCTACCGGGCGAAAATGGTGAACCAATCGATTTGGGGCGTGTCGGAGAAGTGATCGACATTGATCGCGATTTATTGCTGATGACATGTCGCGAACAACAGATTCCCGTATTACCCTCGGTCGCACTGGATGAACAAGGTGGCAAGCTTAACGTTAACGCGGATACGGCGGCGGCGGCCGTCGCGCGATTGATCCAAGCCGAAAAGCTCGTCTTCCTCAGTGATGTTCCCGGAATTTACCTCGACCGTAAAGATCCTTCGACGCTGCAATCGCATTTGAATGCGGCACGCTGTCGAGAGTTGATCAAAGAGGGAATCATTGATGCCGGGATGGTGCCCAAAGTGGAAGCGGCCTTGGAAGCTCTCGAGGCGGGCGTGAAGAAAGTTCACATAATCGACGCTCGGATTCCTCACTCGGTCCTACTTGAAATCTATTCGAACGAGGGTATCGGGACGGAAATCGTCCTTTAA
- a CDS encoding NAD-dependent epimerase, giving the protein MKYLVTGAAGFIGMHVSAALLDRGDQVVGFDNLNPYYAVQLKRDRLERLMPRAGFRFEQGDLADLSRLSKLFDAEQFDVVINLAAQAGVRYSLTNPHAYVESNLVGVVNILEACRHHQVGHLVYASSSSVYGSNTEMPFSIHHNVDHPLSLYAATKKSNELMAHTYSHLFQLPTTGLRFFTVYGPWGRPDMAMWLFTKAILAGEPIDVFNNGLMRRDFTYIDDIVQGVIRVADRIPEANPDWSSDHPDPGTSRGPFKIYNIGNNQPVELMALIESLERELGQSAVKNFLPMQAGDVPATYADIDDLIRDVGFQPTTAITEGVRRFVEWYRAYHHV; this is encoded by the coding sequence ATGAAATACCTTGTGACGGGAGCGGCCGGGTTTATCGGAATGCATGTCAGTGCCGCGTTGCTGGACCGAGGTGATCAGGTCGTCGGTTTCGACAACTTGAACCCGTATTACGCGGTCCAATTGAAACGCGACCGTCTCGAACGGCTGATGCCGCGGGCTGGCTTTCGATTCGAGCAAGGTGACTTGGCGGATCTTTCCCGTCTGTCAAAGTTGTTCGACGCCGAACAGTTTGATGTCGTGATCAACCTGGCAGCCCAGGCCGGCGTGAGGTACTCGCTGACCAATCCACACGCGTACGTCGAAAGCAATCTCGTCGGTGTCGTCAATATTCTCGAGGCCTGTCGACACCATCAGGTCGGCCATCTCGTCTACGCGTCCTCCAGTTCCGTCTACGGCTCCAATACCGAGATGCCGTTCTCGATTCATCACAACGTCGATCATCCTCTCAGTCTTTACGCCGCCACGAAAAAATCGAACGAACTGATGGCTCATACATATAGTCATCTGTTCCAGCTTCCCACGACCGGTCTGCGTTTTTTCACGGTTTATGGGCCGTGGGGCCGTCCAGATATGGCAATGTGGCTGTTTACGAAGGCGATTCTTGCAGGCGAGCCGATCGATGTCTTTAACAATGGCCTGATGCGTCGCGATTTCACGTACATCGACGACATCGTTCAAGGTGTGATCCGGGTCGCGGATCGGATTCCCGAAGCAAATCCAGACTGGAGCAGCGACCATCCCGATCCCGGTACCAGCCGCGGTCCCTTCAAAATCTACAACATTGGAAACAATCAGCCCGTCGAATTGATGGCGTTAATTGAATCGTTGGAGCGTGAGCTTGGGCAATCCGCCGTCAAAAACTTTCTGCCCATGCAGGCAGGAGACGTGCCTGCCACCTACGCCGACATCGATGATTTGATTCGCGATGTCGGTTTTCAGCCAACGACGGCGATTACGGAGGGGGTCAGACGCTTTGTGGAATGGTATCGAGCATACCATCACGTCTGA
- a CDS encoding HEAT repeat domain-containing protein, with product MTAFVYGLNDADERVRRTAADKIGDQIRKNCCCCPEIVAALTCALGDCDRGVRRQAEQALRLCGYDIVDGCCGTTCSTTACGAGGCAPAAGAPSVSPAVEPSSPAPVPPQEKTGSHRKGNLSTLLGMRI from the coding sequence ATGACGGCTTTCGTCTATGGTTTGAACGATGCTGATGAACGAGTCCGTCGCACAGCCGCTGATAAGATCGGTGATCAAATCCGCAAGAACTGCTGCTGCTGCCCAGAAATCGTGGCCGCCCTGACCTGTGCGTTGGGCGATTGCGATCGCGGTGTTCGCCGTCAAGCTGAACAGGCTCTCCGCCTGTGTGGATATGACATCGTCGATGGCTGCTGCGGAACGACTTGCAGCACGACCGCTTGCGGTGCCGGTGGATGTGCACCAGCCGCTGGTGCTCCTTCGGTTTCTCCTGCTGTCGAACCATCGTCACCAGCTCCAGTTCCCCCACAAGAGAAGACCGGATCGCACCGCAAGGGCAACCTGTCGACCCTGTTGGGAATGCGGATCTGA
- the asnS gene encoding asparagine--tRNA ligase — MTRARIAQILKSGEPGTTVDVRGWVRTKRESKQDFAFLEVNDGSCMANVQIVVDANLPDYASLIKQIHTGASVAVVGEIKASLGKGQRIEVHAHSLKVLGTADPATYPLQKKGHSFEFLREKAHLRPRTNTFGAIARVRNALCAAIHAFFQARDFLYVQTPIITTSDCEGAGQVFQVTTLDLARLQQSKSPLDYSHDFFGKKAGLTVSGQLEGEIFATAVGDVYTFGPTFRAENSNTTRHLAEFWMVEPEMAFYELEDNMDLAESFVRTIVKDVLERCPEDLAFFNERIEPNLIASLENIVNHDFIRLTYTEAVEILLKSGHTFEFPIEWGKDMQSEHERFLTEQHFKQPVILTDYPREIKSFYMRCNEDGKTVRAMDVLVPRIGEIIGGSQREERHSVLIDRMKECGLVPEDYWWYLELRQYGTVPHSGFGLGLERTVQLVTGMTNIRDCIPFPRTPKSADF; from the coding sequence ATGACACGCGCACGCATTGCTCAGATTCTGAAGTCCGGTGAGCCGGGAACGACCGTCGATGTCAGGGGATGGGTTCGCACCAAGCGTGAATCGAAGCAAGACTTTGCGTTCCTGGAAGTCAACGACGGCAGTTGCATGGCGAACGTGCAGATTGTCGTCGATGCGAATTTGCCGGACTATGCCTCATTGATCAAGCAGATTCACACCGGCGCTAGCGTTGCCGTTGTGGGCGAAATCAAGGCTTCGCTTGGGAAAGGGCAGCGGATTGAAGTCCATGCGCACAGTCTGAAGGTTTTAGGGACTGCCGATCCCGCGACCTATCCGCTGCAGAAGAAGGGGCATAGCTTCGAATTCCTGCGCGAGAAGGCGCATCTTCGTCCTCGGACGAATACATTCGGGGCCATCGCCCGTGTTCGCAATGCACTCTGTGCGGCAATTCACGCGTTTTTCCAGGCGCGCGACTTCCTCTATGTGCAGACGCCGATCATCACCACCAGCGACTGCGAAGGTGCGGGGCAGGTGTTCCAGGTCACGACGCTCGATCTTGCCCGGCTTCAGCAAAGCAAATCTCCGCTGGACTATTCGCACGATTTCTTCGGCAAGAAGGCAGGTCTGACGGTCAGTGGCCAGTTGGAAGGGGAGATCTTTGCGACCGCGGTCGGCGACGTCTACACCTTCGGTCCGACGTTCCGCGCAGAGAATTCGAACACGACACGCCACCTGGCCGAGTTCTGGATGGTGGAACCCGAGATGGCATTCTACGAACTCGAAGACAATATGGATCTTGCCGAATCGTTCGTGCGGACGATTGTCAAAGACGTCCTCGAACGTTGTCCTGAAGATCTCGCGTTTTTCAACGAACGCATCGAGCCAAACTTGATTGCGTCGCTCGAAAATATCGTCAATCACGATTTCATTCGTCTGACGTATACCGAGGCCGTTGAGATCCTGTTGAAGTCCGGACACACCTTCGAATTCCCCATCGAATGGGGCAAGGATATGCAGTCGGAGCATGAACGATTCCTGACGGAACAGCACTTCAAGCAGCCGGTGATCCTGACCGATTATCCGCGCGAGATCAAATCGTTCTACATGCGATGCAATGAAGACGGAAAAACGGTCCGCGCGATGGATGTTCTGGTTCCGCGGATTGGGGAAATCATCGGTGGCAGCCAGCGCGAAGAACGGCATTCGGTGCTGATCGACCGCATGAAAGAGTGCGGGCTGGTTCCCGAGGATTACTGGTGGTATCTGGAATTGCGGCAATATGGGACCGTTCCGCACAGCGGTTTCGGCCTGGGTCTGGAACGAACGGTTCAGCTCGTCACGGGGATGACGAACATTCGTGACTGCATTCCGTTCCCGCGAACCCCGAAAAGTGCCGATTTCTAG
- a CDS encoding aspartate aminotransferase family protein: MHPAATRTSQQTIDQFGQYVIPNYKRYPVSLVHGEGNYVWDAEGKRYLDLFPGWGCNILGHCPPRVVKAIQQQVEHLIHIPNTWFTEAQGDFAEALVRHSFGKVFFANSGTEANEGAIKLARLHYATKDGATKAGGTSKYRVISFTNGFHGRTFGSVTATAQPKYHEGLGPLLPGFRYAPYNDFQAVESLVDDETCAILLEPVQGEGGVNIATDHFLRSLRELCDQRDMLLIFDEVQTGMGRTGEWFGYQQSQVQPDIMTLAKGVAAGVACGAFICQDHIAPSLRPGMHASTFGGNPLAMAAGIATMKTIEEDGLLENCRSMSDRFRQHFEALKTKLPIIKEVRTRGMMIGVELNIPATPAVAKCMERGVLINATHDTVVRLLPALNITPAQVDEGCQVIAETLELMASEA; this comes from the coding sequence ATGCATCCGGCCGCAACTCGCACCAGTCAGCAGACGATCGATCAGTTTGGGCAGTACGTGATCCCGAACTACAAGCGCTATCCCGTTTCGCTCGTGCATGGCGAAGGGAATTACGTCTGGGATGCTGAAGGAAAACGCTATCTCGACCTGTTTCCCGGTTGGGGCTGCAATATCCTCGGGCATTGTCCGCCGCGCGTCGTCAAGGCGATTCAGCAGCAGGTAGAACATCTGATTCACATTCCGAATACCTGGTTTACCGAAGCGCAGGGCGACTTCGCCGAGGCACTGGTGCGGCACAGCTTCGGTAAGGTGTTCTTCGCAAACAGCGGCACCGAAGCAAACGAAGGCGCGATCAAGCTGGCACGCCTTCACTATGCGACAAAAGACGGCGCGACCAAGGCGGGGGGAACGTCGAAGTACCGCGTGATTTCGTTCACGAATGGTTTTCATGGACGAACTTTCGGCTCGGTGACGGCGACGGCGCAGCCAAAGTATCATGAAGGCCTGGGGCCGCTGCTGCCTGGGTTTCGTTACGCCCCCTACAACGATTTTCAGGCCGTCGAATCACTGGTCGACGACGAAACCTGCGCCATCCTGCTGGAACCCGTCCAGGGTGAAGGTGGCGTCAATATCGCCACCGATCATTTCTTACGCAGCCTGCGAGAATTGTGTGATCAGCGGGATATGCTGCTGATTTTCGACGAAGTTCAAACAGGCATGGGCCGCACGGGCGAATGGTTCGGTTACCAGCAATCCCAGGTCCAACCCGACATCATGACACTGGCCAAGGGTGTCGCGGCGGGGGTTGCCTGCGGGGCATTCATCTGTCAGGACCATATTGCTCCCAGTTTGCGGCCCGGCATGCATGCGAGCACGTTTGGCGGCAATCCGCTGGCAATGGCGGCGGGCATTGCGACGATGAAGACCATTGAAGAAGACGGTTTGCTGGAAAACTGTCGAAGTATGTCCGATCGTTTTCGGCAGCATTTTGAAGCGTTGAAGACGAAATTGCCGATTATCAAGGAAGTTCGGACGCGCGGCATGATGATCGGAGTCGAGTTGAACATCCCTGCCACACCGGCTGTGGCGAAGTGTATGGAACGGGGTGTACTGATCAATGCGACACACGATACAGTCGTTCGGCTCCTTCCTGCGCTCAATATCACCCCGGCTCAAGTAGACGAAGGCTGTCAGGTGATTGCCGAGACGCTCGAATTGATGGCGTCGGAAGCTTAG